One window from the genome of Deinococcus sp. NW-56 encodes:
- a CDS encoding NUDIX domain-containing protein yields MPEDVKGAAASQGNNQRRRRRRRSPRPPAPAGPGQVSGATAVPVPAAPQKRGQKRALAAPRIGVGCIVLRGDEILLVRERGRWSLPKGGLETGELVQEGARRETYEETGLVVELRDLAFIVEFQAQTWGHHLQFFYTGREVGGSLAPRDPDRDVQEARFVPIRQLREFIRFRPRLVSLETWLRERRPRHFVFNLDKEPAMLRKRRRVGVGAVGPDLSDDPTDEADL; encoded by the coding sequence ATGCCAGAGGACGTGAAGGGCGCGGCAGCGAGCCAGGGGAACAACCAGCGGCGTCGGCGTCGGCGTCGTTCGCCCCGGCCCCCGGCCCCGGCGGGTCCCGGTCAGGTGTCGGGGGCCACGGCGGTCCCGGTGCCCGCTGCTCCCCAGAAGCGCGGGCAGAAGCGGGCGCTCGCCGCCCCCCGCATCGGGGTGGGCTGCATCGTGCTGCGCGGCGACGAGATTCTGCTGGTGCGCGAACGGGGCCGCTGGTCGCTCCCCAAGGGGGGCCTGGAGACGGGCGAACTCGTGCAGGAGGGCGCCCGCCGCGAAACATACGAGGAAACCGGGCTGGTCGTGGAACTGCGCGACCTCGCCTTTATCGTGGAGTTTCAGGCGCAGACGTGGGGGCATCACCTCCAGTTCTTCTACACCGGGCGGGAGGTGGGCGGCAGCCTCGCCCCGCGCGACCCCGACCGCGACGTGCAGGAGGCCCGTTTCGTCCCCATCCGGCAACTGCGCGAGTTCATCCGCTTCCGGCCCCGGCTGGTCTCGCTGGAAACGTGGCTGCGCGAGCGGCGGCCCCGGCACTTTGTCTTCAACCTCGACAAGGAACCCGCCATGCTCCGCAAGCGGCGGCGGGTGGGCGTGGGTGCGGTGGGACCCGACCTCTCCGACGATCCGACCGACGAGGCCGACCTCTAA